A single window of Vibrio campbellii CAIM 519 = NBRC 15631 = ATCC 25920 DNA harbors:
- the fliQ gene encoding flagellar biosynthesis protein FliQ, producing MTPELTVTLFSDAVWLIILMVAVLVVPGLIVGLCIAVFQAATQINEQTLSFLPRLLVTLLMVIFAGHWMLRKIMELFDFLFHNIPGMIG from the coding sequence ATGACACCGGAACTCACCGTTACCCTATTTTCTGACGCCGTCTGGCTGATCATCTTGATGGTGGCCGTTCTGGTCGTACCGGGTTTGATTGTTGGCCTTTGTATTGCTGTATTTCAGGCTGCCACGCAAATCAACGAGCAAACCCTAAGCTTCCTGCCCCGTTTGTTGGTCACGCTGCTGATGGTGATTTTTGCAGGCCATTGGATGCTACGAAAAATCATGGAATTGTTTGATTTCTTGTTCCATAACATACCGGGAATGATCGGCTAA